One Diabrotica virgifera virgifera chromosome 3, PGI_DIABVI_V3a genomic window carries:
- the LOC126882494 gene encoding matrix metalloproteinase-14-like: MHINKVVLLIATSISFCLGGNFTETNAVSWLEQYGYITTSETASTDITETLEQFQERYNLPVDGKLNKETMELMQKPRSTPQALTVTKRVFEIWEEASKFKFTYLRIPDPNPDITITVVPKQHYFRYNCQGNDECPFKFTSGILAHSYFPPTSGCIEIHMNSNLTWDFSLNSTAEGRTNFFAVLLHEIGHALGLAHSSDKKAVMYPFYETFPSHITDDDKRGLEKLYGHKSKSASIPTQPRSSSPTTTERSRTTTAARTNKSKQNIITNVCELEYPDLIFLAYAPSFPTYRMYIVSKDLVWKYDLNNEKIPTNAEQFIRYFPRGITNVTHVFQSSNGDMIGVSRNRIYAAAFPSLRIHTDNMVPEINNARSINGLFQTNSGKKFVCFDGSFIEFNDKDIISRGRISDVFPGIPNDITSAFNYIDGHIYFLKHNVYYKFNEFTRSVIEKGTFNWNMLGIPCPDNGLIKQLKSLLSKVNLFYE; the protein is encoded by the exons ATGCATATCAATAAAGTTGTTCTGCTCATCGCAACCAGCATAAGTTTTTGCTTAGGTGGAAATTTTACTGAGACAAATGCAGTGTCATGGCTAGAACAATATGGTTACATCACCACAAGTGAAACTGCCAGTACTGATATTACTGAAACACTAGAACAGTTTCAAGAAAGATATAATTTACCGGTAGATgggaaattaaataaagaaacgATGGAGTTAATGCAGAAACCACGAT CAACCCCTCAAGCTTTGACAGTCACTAAAAGAGTATTTGAAATATGGGAAGAAGCATCAAAATTTAAGTTTACTTATCTGAGAATCCCAGATCCAAATCCGGATATAACTATAACAGTAGTTCCAAAACAGCACTATTTTCGATACAATTGTCAGGGTAACGACGAATGTCCTTTTAAATTTACAAGTGGTATATTAGCACATTCTTATTTTCCACCTACATCTGGGTGCATAGAAATTCATATGAATAGCAATCTAACATGGGATTTCAGTTTAAATTCTACAGCAGAAGGTCGAACAAATTTCTTTGCAGTCCTTCTCCATGAAATTGGTCACGCTTTAGGTTTAGCACACAGTAGCGATAAGAAGGCTGTAATGTATCCCTTTTATGAAACCTTTCCTTCTCACATAACTGATGATGATAAAAGAGGCTTAGAAAAGTTATATGGACATAAAAGTAAATCTGCATCTATTCCAACTCAACCTAGGAGTAGTTCACCAACTACAACAGAAAGATCTAGGACAACCACAGCAGCTAGGACTAATAAATCAAAGCAAAATATAATAACGAATGTATGTGAATTGGAATATCCAGATTTAATATTTTTAGCGTATGCTCCATCATTTCCAACATACCGAATGTATATAGTAAGTAAGGATCTGGTATGGAAATATGACTTAAATAATGAAAAGATACCCACCAATGCTGAACAATTTATAAGATACTTTCCAAGGGGAATTACGAACGTGACACATGTTTTTCAAAGTTCCAATGGAGATATGATTGGTGTAAGCAGAAATCGTATATATGCAGCAGCATTTCCTAGCTTAAGAATTCATACAGATAACATGGTACCTGAAATCAATAACGCAAGAAGTATTAACGGTTTATTCCAAACAAATTCAggaaaaaaatttgtttgttttgatGGTTCATTTATTGAATTTAATGATAAAGACATTATCTCAAGAGGACGCATAAGTGACGTTTTTCCAGGAATACCAAATGATATTACATCAGCATTTAATTACATCGATGGACATATATATTTCTTAAAGCACAACGTCTATTACAAGTTTAATGAATTTACAAGAAGTGTCATTGAAAAAGGTACTTTTAATTGGAATATGTTGGGGATCCCTTGTCCTGATAATGGATTAATAAAACAACTGAAATCCTTATTATCTAAAGTaaatttattttatgaataa
- the LOC126882493 gene encoding uncharacterized protein LOC126882493, with amino-acid sequence MGMLKVNTTFCGEFIKKAEEVENLERKYFNTKNEVIDVTTDLNYWFEVYVKNIVLTDLSEFEESQSGWALNQIISLEININKFEMAKGASSYIQLHPKVTKKRACINVKNNDQACFAWAIVSALYSVNINTNKTTSYPHYTTVLNLKGLTFPVTLNQISLFEKNNENISVNVFELNVKDELFNFSVLPVRLTKQKREKHVNLLIVQNKYYFNNEVDNVGPWSGGRDEDLIHFHYIWIKDLGKLVKSQLSKHNGKKYICDRCLNYFYTKEKLDAHIIYCEKIDDCKISFTKEPYVKFKNFVYKEKLPFLVYADFESLLVPLRASHSTPSTTSTHPYQRHTAYSAGLYFKCNYVDNFSFYKSHVGLDCMSWFSHEIDNLAQFIHSKLINIQPMNVEVSLKDATERCHICNRKFLEKDRIVRDHCHLTGNFRGFAHNGCNLNYKKAFVVPIAFHNMSGYDSHFIIKDLAKMYDISILPVNKEKYISFTVYHKKTNIRFRFIDTFRFMGSSLDSLVSTLKPENFGILRKQFPNLDDETFKLLTKKGVFFYDYLDKIERLDETKLPNKEKFYNKLNDEHISDSNYAHAKLVWEKFNMKTLWDYSNLYMKTDILLLAVVFETFRDTCFKTYGLDPGHYYTIPGFTWDAMLKYTGCHLETIQDVDMLLFYERGIRGGISQCCNRMGEANNKYMMNYDPSKPSKYLMYLDVNNLYGWAMSEPLPYGGFHWDDTNIDVMSIPDDAKEGYILEVDLSYPENLHDYHKDLPFCVEHCKPPGSKQSKLLSTLYNKTNYVIHYRNLKQAISHGLVLTKIHKVLRFKQMTWLKGYIALNTQLRAQAKTSFEKNLYKLMNNAVFGKTMENQRKHRLVKLVNKWEGRVGARNLIASPKFHSRVIFDQSLMAVELKKAEIIFNKPLYVGMAILELSKTCIYEFHYDYMLQKFPLNQNKLLYIDTDGLIYETECNDIYEEMIKPDIHRFDTSDYPPNNPWNIPLVNKKVPGLMKDENNSKIMTHFVGLRSKQYTYKVAGEKDVKKSKGVKMNVVKMKINFDDYLNCLKSFRETAETKSLFYATQRCIQSKLHEVYSIEQTKIALNPFDDKRHLLSNTFDTLPWGHYSITHR; translated from the coding sequence ATGGGCATGTTAAAAGTAAATACTACATTTTGTGGGGAATTTATCAAAAAAGCTGAGGAGGTGGAAAATTtagaaagaaaatattttaatactaaaaaTGAAGTTATTGATGTGACTACCGATTTAAATTATTGGTTTGAAGTTTacgttaaaaatattgttttgaccGATTTATCTGAATTTGAGGAATCTCAGAGTGGTTGGGCACTGAATCAAAttatatctttagaaataaacattaataaatttgaaATGGCTAAAGGAGCCTCATCGTATATTCAATTGCATCCTAAAGTTACCAAAAAACGAGCTTGTATCAATGTTAAGAATAACGACCAGGCTTGTTTTGCTTGGGCCATTGTATCAGCCCTATATTCAGTTAACATAAACACTAACAAAACTACTTCATATCCTCATTACACCACTGTCCTTAATTTAAAAGGTCTTACATTTCCAGTAACTCTAAATCAAATTTCCCtctttgaaaaaaataatgaaaatatttccGTTAATGTTTTCGAGTTAAATGTTAAAGATGAGCTTTTCAATTTTTCGGTACTTCCTGTGAGATTAACTAAACAAAAACGGGAAAAACATGTCAATCTGTTGAtagttcaaaataaatattattttaataatgaagTGGACAACGTCGGACCATGGAGTGGTGGACGTGATGAAGATCTAATACATTTTCACTATATTTGGATAAAAGATTTAGGCAAACTTGTCAAGTCACAACTTTCTAAACACAATGGAAAGAAATATATATGTGACAgatgtcttaattatttttatacaaaagaAAAGTTGGATGCTCATATCATCTACTGTGAAAAGATAGATGACTGCAAAATAAGTTTCACCAAAGAACCatatgtcaaatttaaaaactttgtttacaaagaaaaattgCCATTCCTAGTATACGCAGATTTTGAATCACTGCTCGTTCCTCTTCGCGCATCCCACTCAACACCATCAACTACGTCAACGCATCCATATCAAAGACACACAGCGTACAGTGCCGGATTATATTTTAAGTGTAATTATGTCGATAATTTTTCATTCTACAAAAGTCATGTGGGTTTGGATTGTATGTCATGGTTTTCACATGAAAttgacaatttagctcaatttattcattcaaaattaataaatattcaacCCATGAACGTTGAAGTAAGTTTAAAAGATGCTACTGAGAGATGTCACATTTGTAATAGAAAATTTTTGGAGAAGGATCGAATTGTAAGAGACCATTGTCATTTGACTGGCAATTTTAGAGGTTTTGCACACAATGGGtgcaatttaaattataaaaaagcaTTTGTGGTTCCAATAGCCTTCCACAATATGAGTGGTTACGACTCGCATTTCATAATAAAGGATTTAGCGAAAATGTACGACATTTCCATTTTACCAgtcaacaaagaaaaatatattagtttCACAGTTTACCATAAAAAGACAAATATTAGATTCCGGTTCATTGATACTTTTAGATTTATGGGGAGTTCATTAGATAGCTTAGTTTCAACTTTGAAGCCAGaaaattttggaattttaagaaaACAATTTCCAAATTTAGATGATGAAACGTTCAAGTTGTTAACTAAAAAAGGAGTATTCTTTTATGATTATTTAGATAAAATTGAACGGTTGGATGAAACAAAGTTGCCAAATAAAGAAAAATTCTACAATAAACTGAACGATGAGCATATATCAGATTCAAATTATGCTCACGCTAAATTAGTGTGGGAGAAATTTAACATGAAGACTCTTTGGGATTACAGTAATTTATACATGAAGACAGATATACTTCTTTTGGCTGTAGTTTTCGAAACTTTTCGAGACACATGCTTCAAGACATATGGATTAGATCCAGGACACTACTATACCATCCCAGGTTTTACATGGGATGCAATGCTCAAGTATACAGGATGTCACTTGGAAACTATACAAGATGTTGATATGCTTTTATTCTATGAACGAGGTATACGTGGAGGTATATCACAGTGTTGTAACCGGATGGGGGAGGCTAACAACAAATACATGATGAATTACGATCCATCTAAACCTTCTAAATATCTCATGTACCTTGATGTTAACAATCTATATGGTTGGGCGATGAGTGAACCTCTCCCTTATGGAGGTTTCCATTGGGATGATACAAATATCGATGTTATGTCAATACCTGACGATGCAAAAGAGGGATACATTCTTGAAGTTGATCTCTCTTATCCAGAAAACTTACATGACTACCATAAAGATTTACCGTTTTGTGTAGAGCATTGCAAACCTCCTGGTTCCAAACAATCTAAACTCTTGTCCACTCTGTACAATAAAACTAACTACGTTATTCACTACAGGAACCTAAAACAGGCTATATCACATGGATTAGTTCTTACTAAAATTCATAAGGTATTGAGATTCAAGCAAATGACTTGGTTAAAAGGTTACATTGCTCTTAATACACAATTGAGGGCTCAAGCTAAAACAAGCTTTGAGAAAAACTTATACAAGCTCATGAACAACGCTGTATTCGGGAAGACCATGGAGAACCAAAGGAAGCATAGGCTGGTGAAACTAGTAAATAAATGGGAGGGACGCGTAGGTGCTCGAAATTTGATTGCTAGCCCGAAGTTTCATAGTCGCGTTATTTTCGATCAATCATTAATGGCAGTAGAATTAAAGAAAgctgaaattatttttaataaaccaTTGTATGTTGGAATGGCAATTTTAGAACTTTCTAAAACCTGCATATATGAATTTCATTATGACTATATGTTACAAAAATTCccattaaatcaaaataaattgctTTATATTGATACTGATGGATTGATTTATGAAACTGAATGTAATGATATATACGAGGAAATGATTAAGCCTGACATTCATAGATTTGATACAAGCGATTATCCCCCAAATAATCCTTGGAATATTCCTTTAGTAAACAAAAAAGTGCCAGGTCTAATGAAAGatgagaataactcaaaaatcaTGACTCACTTCGTTGGTCTTCGTTCAAAGCAATATACATATAAAGTGGCTGGGGAGAAAGATGTTAAAAAGTCGAAAGGGGTTAAGATGAATGTTGTAAAGATGAAAATTAACTTTGATGATTATTTGAATTGTTTGAAAAGTTTTCGTGAAACTGCCGAAACAAAATCACTTTTTTATGCAACACAGCGTTGTATACAATCTAAATTACATGAAGTTTACAGTATTGAGCAAACTAAAATAGCCTTAAACCCTTTTGATGACAAACGGCACTTACTCTCCAACACTTTTGATACGTTGCCCTGGGGCCACTACAGTATAACACATAGGTGA